The following coding sequences are from one Ornithodoros turicata isolate Travis chromosome 1, ASM3712646v1, whole genome shotgun sequence window:
- the LOC135400485 gene encoding boophilin-H2-like, whose product MTSLKLIFCALTLCRLTWAYVWTPQSGEERYWYPGRYPLRTVDGVYRPLRTRPVYAPASPYFPVWPDDIVPGRLRPRPAFQFARRHHHKISNKKRKGKKDICRLYHSRDQFVCSTESSGYYYDSTMGRCTKVRYQGCQPTGNNFKTLRNCKNHCEKKDRNKKHASRAVCNKRHIKGRAKMCFKTKVMFFYNKKKGRCERFFNRTCSRAPNNFDTMLECQKSCHDAPHRRRHPQSHRVKAGTFYIG is encoded by the exons ATGACATCTCTGAAGTTAATCTTCTGCGCGCTCACGCTATGCCGCCTTACATGGGCTTACGTCTGGACTCCTCAATCAG GAGAGGAGAGGTACTGGTACCCTGGCCGCTATCCCTTGCGGACTGTAGATGGCGTGTATAGGCCACTCAGAACCCGTCCTGTGTACGCGCCTGCTAGCCCGTATTTTCCGGTATGGCCCGATGATATCGTTCCTGGGAGGCTCAGACCACGTCCTGCGTTCCAGTTTGCGCGCCGCCACCACCACAAAATAT CcaacaagaaaagaaagggcAAGAAGGATATATGTAGACTCTATCATTCCCGAGATCAATTCGTCTGCTCCACCGAGTCTTCCGGTTACTACTACGACAGCACAATGGGCCGTTGTACTAAGGTCCGCTATCAAGGATGCCAGCCAACTGGAAACAACTTCAAGACACTCAGAAACTGCAAGAACCATTGTGAAA AAAAAGACAGGAATAAGAAGCATGCGTCTAGGGCTGTCTGCAACAAGCGTCACATCAAAGGGAGAGCGAAGATGTGTTTTAAGACCAAGGTCATGTTCTTCTACAACAAGAAGAAGGGTCGTTGTGAACGCTTCTTCAACAGGACTTGCTCCCGTGCACCGAACAACTTCGACACCATGTTAGAGTGTCAGAAAAGTTGTCACG ACGCGCCACACAGACGTCGTCATCCCCAGAGCCACAGGGTCAAAGCAGGTACCTTTTACATCGGCTGA